The following DNA comes from Methanosarcina vacuolata Z-761.
GGCACATTGTCAGTGATGATGATAGAGACTTTTCGGTTTCAGCTTCTAAATCTATGGCAGAGTCTGTCACTGAAATGACGAGTTCAATGACGCTTTTCCTTAGTGCCATTGCAGCTGTGTCCCTGCTTGTGGGAGCTGTCGGGATTGCCAATACCATGTTTACCTCTGTCCTGGAAAAGACAAAGGAAATAGGGACTATGAAAGCCATTGGGGCAAAAAACAGGGATATCCTCATGATTTTCATCTTTAATTCCGCAATGGTGGGTCTTGTTGGCGGTATCCTTGGAGATGTTCTTGGAGCTTGTGTCTCAACTCTCTTCCCTATGCTGGGTTTGCAGATGATGGGAGGAGGAGGGAGTTCAAGCATATACTTTGCTCCTGACCTAATGGCTATGGGGCTTGGCCTGGCAGTTTTAATTGGTGTGATCTCAGGAGTAGTCCCTGCATACAGGGCTTCAAAGTTAAAACCAGTAGATGCACTAAGATATGAATAAACGGAAAAGAAATTAAAATGGAATAGAAAGGAAATGGAATAGAAAGGAAATGGAAAAAAGGGTCAGTTTCCTTTCTTAATTCCCTATTTTTTTGTATCGAGATTTTGTGAAAACTAATTTTATTGCCTTGATCCTATTTGAAAACTGGCTTATTTTAAAGATGGATAACTGGAGAGAAAGCAGTTGAGTAAAAGGACCCAAATTTTGCTGTTATTGGGAGTTATATTAGTGATCATAGGTGCACTCCTGAAAATTGCCATAAATCCGTTTTTTTGGGGTACCTGGGCTGTAACTGCATTATTCGTGATTTTGCTTTTCATAATAGATCCTCTAAATCCAGGAGGTAAAGATTAAATGAAATCTTGAATAACCCTGGACATATAGTTAATTTTTACGGGCAAAGCAGGCTTTGTGTGTTTTTAGTATCGTGTGTTTTTTAGTATCGTGTGTTTTTTACTATAATTTCATCATTTAGTATTTTTACTAATTCCGGAAGATTGCTTTAACCGGTTGATAAATTTGTAAATTGATATCTTTAATTTGGTTTCTTAAGCAACTGATATATGTTTTTGTAATCTATGAAAATTGGATTAATTTCTATATTATGCTATATGCACAAATGTAAAATTTTATTGATTTTATTCATTGTTTTTTTGTGAGGTACTATCACTTAAACCACCATTATCTAAGGCTAAAGATGTTGTTTTTAATGTTCTTTCCCTCTAGTTTACAATTAGTCTCAATTAATGCAAACTCTTCAAAAATACTAACTTTATTGTTTATTCTTGTTTAGATATTTTATCTAAAAAGTAATTATTTATCGTTTTAATTTCGTCTCATACGAAACTATTATATACTCATAAATCTATTAAGCCTCTGATAGTGTCATATGGAACGATTTAACGCATATATATCATATCCGTACAAAATGTCCAGACTCATAAAAAGTGAAGTACGGGCTATACAAGATCAAAAAATAAACTCTTCCAGGCAATAAATCTGTTTTATATGCAACTATCACTTCAATACCTTCAATTTCGACACCAATCACTCAGTTCCTAAAATGTGAAGGATAAATTTATGGAAAATTTTAGAGAAATTAACTTAAAGGAAATAGACCCTAGAGAAATATTAGGTCCAATTGCCCACACCTACCGGAGCAATCTGGCATACATGGCAAAGGAACTCGAAGCTTACAGGGTCGGAAGCGGACAGTTTGAGTTTTTACTGTTTTTGTACCACAAAGATGGAGTATCACAGGAAACCATTGCAAAAACCCTGAAAGTGAGCAAAGCAACAATTGCCAGAGCGATCCATAATCTGGAAAAAGAAGGTTACGTTTACAGAGAAAGGGACGAAAAAGACCTTCGAGCTTACAAGGTTTACCTGACTGATAAAGGCAAGGAAATGAGATCTATAATTTTTAAAAAGCAGGCTTCTTTCATGGATCTTCTCTTTTCGGATTTTACCTTTGAAGAAAAAAAAATTTTCAGGCTACTCATTCATAAAGCTGTGATTAAACTTTTTGAGCCTGGGGTCGAGACTCCATCGGACAGGCCTGATGGCATGAAATAAAAAACGGTAGAGATGAAAAATAAGGATAAAAAACGGTTGAGATGAAAAATAAGGATAAAAAACGGTTGAGATGAAAAATATGGATGAAAAACGGTTGAGATGAAAAACGGTTGAGATGAAAAACGGTTGAGATGAAAAATATGGATGAAAAAAGTGAGTTTCTTGGCAAAGATAACATAAGAAAGCTTCTGTTTAAGCTTTCAATTCCTATTGTCATCGGATTGCTGGTGCAGGCTATCTATAATGTTGTGGACACTTTTTTCGTGGGAATGGCCTATGGAGCAGACAGTGTCCAGGCTATAGGCGGGCTTTCGATAGCTTTTCCAATTCAGATGATAATCATGGCTTTTGGGATTGTGCTCGGGACAGGTGGTTCTTCCATAATCTCGCGTGCCCTTGGAGCCCAGGAAAATGAAAAAGCCGAAAGAGTTCTTGGAAATGTTTTTTCCCTGAGTTTAATATTAAGTGTGCTTATAGCCGTTCCCTGCCTTTATTATCTTGATCCTATTTTGAAGGTTTTTGGAGCAACTCCTGGAGTTCTGCCCTATGCCAGAGAATATCTTAAATATATAATACTGGGAGGAACTGTCTTTGTCTTTGGAGTGGCTACTCAGAATATTGTCCGGTCTGAAGGAAATGCCCGTCTTGCAATGAATGCTATGCTTGTAGGAGGC
Coding sequences within:
- a CDS encoding MarR family winged helix-turn-helix transcriptional regulator — translated: MENFREINLKEIDPREILGPIAHTYRSNLAYMAKELEAYRVGSGQFEFLLFLYHKDGVSQETIAKTLKVSKATIARAIHNLEKEGYVYRERDEKDLRAYKVYLTDKGKEMRSIIFKKQASFMDLLFSDFTFEEKKIFRLLIHKAVIKLFEPGVETPSDRPDGMK